GGATACCAGGAGGCGGTCGCCTGCTCATGCGAGAGCACGGCCCCCGACGCGACGTCGACGACGATCGACGGGGTCGCGCGGCTGGGCGCCGCGGCGCCAAACAGGATCAGCAATGCGCTGGCCGCCGCAATCAATGTGGACTTCGAGAAGTTCATCGCCTAGCCCCGTTACCCGGCGCTGAACGCGCGGGATCGCATGAAACGCCATCTATATAATAGCGCCTGAGGCGCATAGCCGGAATAGGCGTGGAATTGGGCGATTCGGGGGCGGTTGTTGATAACCTGTTAACCATGAGTAAGGGCGCGCCGCCGTCACGGCTGAAGCGGGTGATTTCGACGCGCGAGTTCTGGCCCGACAAGATGATATCTCATCAGGAATTTCAGCGCACGGGTCCAAGACTGGTCGGTTTCCCCGCGCAGATCCGTCTGCGAGATATGCGCCAGTTCTCCCGTGCGCACGTCGCGAATGCGCAGTTCGAGATATTGCTCCATCACGCTGACTTTTCGAAAGAAGCAGACGAAGGACAGGTCTGCGCCGAGCGTGCGCGCGATGTCGGCGTCGCAGCCGTTGCACTTTCGCAGCCAATGGTCCTTGACCCTCTGATCCGTCGCCGCGCTTCCGTCGACGATTTCGAACAGTCCGGATTGAGCCAGGAGTTCGCGCGCCAGCGCGGTCATTCGTTGGAGGCGCGCGGTTTCTTCCGGGCTTTCCCCGGCGATCGGCCCCCCGGCGGTGAAGTCGTCGAGCTCGATGTCGAAGACCGCGAGTTTCATCGGCGGCGAGGATTGCGCGCCTGCGCCGGTCACGACGGCTCCGGTCGCGATTGTGACGAGCGCCGATAACAAAAGGTGAGTGAGCGTCTTCTTAACCATCGCCAGGCTCCGCTGTTGCAGTTGAAGGCGTAGCTGCGCGAAGCGGTGGAAGCTTCGGCCTTTCGCCTGCGGCGGTCTGGGCAAATTTCCTTTGGAGCAGGTTCCGAAAAAGTTGACAGACTTTTTCGATGAGAACCTGCTCCAACATTTTGATTTTGAGCGATTCCTTGTCGATCACATGATTCCATGTGGTCGGGAAGCGCTCGGAGCCGATGAGGTCGCCGACGCGTCGCCGACAAGTCCTGCGCCGATGGCGAGCCAGACGAGATGGGCGTCGGTGCGCGCGCCGATCTTGGATTTGATCTGATAATGGTAGTTCTGAACGGTTTTCGGACTGAGATTTAAGATGCCGGCGATGTCCTCGGTCGTTCGGCCAGACGCCACGAGCCGCAAGATCTCCGTCTCTCTGGGGCCAAGCTCATCGACGAGCGCGCGGCCCTCGCCCAATCGCTCCGCGGCGATCTCGCGCGCGACGTCGTCGCTGAGCGCCCGGCCGCCTTTGGCGACGATCGTCACGGCGCGGAGCAGCTCGGCGGCGTCGCTGCTTTTGGTGACATAGCCGGACGCGCCGGCTTCGAAGGCTTTCAGCGCAAAGGCCGCGCCGCTGTGCATGGTGAAGATCAGAATGCGCGCGCCCTTGTCCCACTGCCTGATGTGGCGGACCGCTTCGACGCCGCTCGCGCCGGGGAGAGAAAGGTCCATGATGACGATGTCGGGCGAAACCTTCCGATAGGCCTGATAGGCCTCCGCGGCGTTGGCGGCTTCGGCGACGATTCTGTAATCCGGCTGGCGCTCCAGGAGCCGCCGATATCCCTCCCGAACGATCGGGTGGTCGTCAACGAGAAGAATTGCGGTCATGCGGGCGCCAGACCTTTCATCGGCGCGCTGTCGAAGGCGACAAGCGGAATGCGCGCGACGACGCGTACGCCTTTTGTGGCGTCGCTGATCGACAGACTTCCGCCAAAAGCCGCGATGCGCTCGCGAATTCCGAGAATGCCGTGGCCGGAGGCTGCGGCGAGGCGGGAGGCGTCGCCGCCGCCGTCATCTTCGACTGTCAGCGCGACGAGCCCGTCGTCTGGCGCCACGCGCTCGACGCGCAGATAGACATTTTTCGAGTCGCCGTGCCGCATGGCGTTGGTCAGGCACTCTTGCGCGATCCGATAGAGGCTCGTTGAAATCGTCTGAGGAAGGTTGGCGAGGTCGCCCGTGAGCCGCAGGTGGATGAGCGCCTTTCGTTCCGCTTTGGCGTTCCAACTCGCCGCGAGCTGAACGAGACAGGCTTCGAGCCCAAGTTCGTCGAGGTCTTGCGAGCGCAGCCTGGCAAGCGCGTCGCGCAGGGTGGTCATCATGCGCTTGGCGACGCGCGCGATCGAACGCGCGTCCTCGGCGACGCCGGGATCAATCCGGGCCGCCGCCGTCTCGATCGAGCCGGCGAAGGCGAGGGTCGCCGTCAGGCACTGGCCGAATTCGTCGTGGAGGTCGCGGGCGAGGGCGCGGCGCTCCTCCTCCTGGACTTCGAACAGCCGCTTCGTGAGCGCGGCGCGTTCCGCCGTCGTCCGCGCCAGCCGCTCGGCAAGGTCGTTGACCGCGCGCGCGATCAGGCCGAACTCCCCCTTCGTCAGCGCCTTAAGCCGGCTGGCGTAGTTGCCTTGCTCCAGCTGGCGCAGCCCGCGGACGATGGCTCGGGTCGGCGCCAGAGCATGGACGATGGCGGCTGCCGCCAGAAGGCAAATGCAGATCGCCATCGAGGCCGCAACGCCGACGATGATCGATATCTGCCGCCAGGCTTGTCGGATGGCCGCGTCGGCGTCCGCCCTGACGAGGATTGCGCCGGTCTCCGGTTGCCGTACGGTCAAGGGCCGAACGATCGGCGCATGGGCGCCGAATATGCGCTCATAGGCCGCCGCAAACCATGTCGGCGCGGCGGAGCCGACGCCCTCGAGCTGACTGCAAAGGGTCCGCGGCGCTTCGTCGCCCGGCGCATAGCTGATGCAGACGCCCGGCGAAACGAGCTTCAAGGTCGAAAGCGACTCCCAGTCGGGGACGGGCAGAATCTTGTCGCGCCGCATGCTGCCCCGCCAGAGGATGGCCTGCCAGTAGAGATTTTCGAGGTGGTGCGCCACGCGCTCGGCGGACGTCGCCGCTTCCGTTTCGATTGCGCGGTGCGCGTCGACCATCACCCAGCCCGCGGTCAGCGTAAGGCAGATGAGGGTGATGCCGACAAGCTGCAAGACGAGCCCAACGATCAACCGCATGGCGCATTCCTCGACGAAAAACCCATTGCTCAGTAGAGCAGGAATCGAAACGAGGTCCAGCGCGCATCATGCGCTTAGGCTCTGATCGGGCAAATTGCCTGGGCGCGAGGGATTTGGATTCGTTTCAAAATTTCGGCGCGGCCTGGGCGGATATGCTAATGTGACGCCGTGCGGGCTGACGGAAAGCGCCAGTGACGGCCTGGACGCTGCGTCTTGGCGACCCGTTTGTGGACTCGGTCGTGATCGACAAGCTTGAATTCCTCATCGCCGTCGCCAAAGAGAAGAGCTTTTCGCGCGCGGCGGAGATTTGCGGCGTTACGCAGCCCACGCTCTCGGCCGGCGTCAAGCAGCTCGAAGATTCGCTCGGCGTGTTGCTCGTCAATCGTTCCTCGCGCTTCCACGGGCTGACCGCCGAGGGCGAGCGGGTGCTCGAATGGGCGAAGCGCATCGTCGGCGATGCGCGAGCGATGCGCCAGGAAGTTCGCACGCTCAAGGAAGGCCTCACCGGCCAGCTGAAGATCGCCGTCATCCCGACCGCGCTTGGCATCGTCTCGGCGCTGACGACGCCCTATCGCGAGAAGCATCCGGCGGTGCGCTTTTCCGTGATCTCGGCGTCGTCGAGCGAGGTGCTCACCATGCTCGACAATCTTGAGATCGACGCCGGCATTACTTATCTCGACAATGAGCCGCTTGGCCGCGTGCGCACCGTGCCGCTCTGCTCCGAACGCTACCGGCTGCTGACCTTCGCCGACAACCCGCTTGGGAACCGCGACCGGGTGACATGGGCTGACGTCGGGCGCATCGATCTCTGTCTGCTCACGCCAGACATGCAGAACCGTCGCATCGTCGAGCAGCTCATTCGCAAGGGCGGGTCCGAGCCCGTGCCGATCCTCGAGTCGAACGATGTCATCTTGCTGTTCGACCATGTGCGATCCGGCCGCTGGGCGACGGTGCTGCCGGAGAAGCTCGCGAAGACCCTAAACGTGGCGGCGCCGCTGCGCTCGATTCCCATCGTTGAGCCGGAGGCTGTGCATGAAATCGGCCTTGTGGCGCCGCAGCGCGAACCGGTGATCCCGCTGGTCGCCGCCTTGGTCTCGGAGGCCAAAAAGCTGGCGGAAAGCCACACGCTGGACGGTTGATAGGATCGCCCTATCGCACAACGGATGGTCGCTATTGATCGCGCCTTGGATTTCCGGCACTGTTCTCGGAATTAGTCTAAATAGGACGACCGCATATGCGCAACGTCCAGGCTGAAAGGGAAGAAATGTCTGGCGCTGCTCAGTATAGCGACGAGCGCGCGCGGGAGATCATCGCCGCCCATATGGGTCTCGAGGGACCCGCGATGCCCATTCTGCACGCGCTTCAAAAAGAATTCGGCTATGTGCCCGACGCCGCCGTCAAGGAAATGGCCGAGGCGCTCAATATCTCGCGCGCCGAAATGCATGGCGTCGTCACCTTTTATCACGACTTTCACCGCGCCCCGCACGGCCGCCATACGCTGAAGATCTGCCGGGCCGAATCCTGCCAGTCGATGGGGGCGGAGCGACAGGCGCGGGCGTTTCTCGACAAGTTGAAGCTTGACTGGGGTGGAACGACGCCGGACGGCGCCCTCTCGGTCGAGGCGGTGTATTGTTTGGGACTGTGCGCCCACAGCCCTTCAGCGCTTTACGACGGCGAGCCGATCGGCCGCGTCGACGCTGAAATGCTTGACGAAATCGCCGCGGAGGCGCGCGACTGATGGTGAAGCTTTACATCCCGCTGGACATGGCCGCCGTCGCGATGGGCGCCGACAGACTGGCCGCCGCCGTCGCACAAGAGGCCGCAGCCCGCGGCGAAACAATCGAGATCGTGAGAAACGGCTCGCGTGGAATGCTCTGGCTCGAGCCCCTGATCGAGGTGGAGACTCCCGCGGGCCGTGTCGGTTACGGGCCGGCCAAGGTCAAGGACGTCGCGTCGCTGTTTGACGCCGGGTTCCTGACCGGCGGCGCGCATCTGCTGAACATCGGGATCGTCGACGAACATCCCTGGATGAAGAAGCAGAACCGCGTCACCTTCGTGCGTTGCGGCGTCATCGATCCGCTGTCGGTCGCCGAATATGAGGCGCATGACGGCTTCAAGGGCCTCAAGCGCGCCTTCGAGATCGGGCCCGTGGCCGTCGTCGAAGAGGTCACGAAGTCGGGCCTGCGCGGCCGCGGCGGCGCGGGCTTTCCGACGGGCATCAAATGGAAGACGGTGGCGGACTGTCCGCCGGGCCAAAAATATGTGGTCGTCAACGCCGACGAGGGCGATTCCGGCACTTTCGCCGACCGCATGATCATGGAGGGCGATCCGCTCTCGCTGATCGAAGGCATGCTCATTTGCGGATACGCCGTCGGCGCCTCCAAGGGCTATATCTATCTGCGTTCCGAATATCCGATCGTCGCCAAGGTCTTTCAGGCGGCGATTGAGACGGCGCTTGAGGCGGGCTGGCTCGGCAAGAACATCAAGGGCTCGGGTTTCGACTTCGACGTCGAGCTGCGCATCGGCGCCGGCGCTTATGTTTGCGGCGAGGAGACCTCGCTGCTCGAATCTCTCGAGGGCAAGCGCGGCATCGTGCGCGCCAAGCCGCCGCTCCCGGCCCATGTCGGGCTTTTCGGCAAGCCGACGGTCATCAACAATGTGCTGTCCATGGCCACGATCCCGATGATCATGGAGAAGGGCGCGAAGCATTACGCCGATCTCGGCGTCGGCCGCTCGCGCGGCACGATGCCGCTGCAGATCGCCGGCAACGTCAAATATGGCGGCCTCTTTGAGACGGACTTCGGGATTCCGCTCGGCGTAGTCGTCAACGAGATTGGCGGCGGCACCCGCTCTGGTCGTCCCGTCCGGGCGGTTCAGGTCGGCGGTCCGCTCGGCGCCTATGTGCCCGTGTCGCTTTTCGACCTTCCGATCGACTATGAAGCCTTTGCCGCCAAGGACAGTCTCATCGGCCATGGCGGACTTGTGGTTTTCGACGACACCGTCGACATGGCCTGGATGGCGCGCTTCGGCATGGAGTTCTGCGCCATCGAAAGCTGCGGCAAATGCACGCCGTGCCGGCTCGGATCGACGCGCGGCGTCGAGACCATCGACAAGATACGCAGCGGCATGGACGTCGATGCGAATATCGAGCTCCTCAAGGATCTCTGCCACACGATGAAGTTTGGCTCGCTCTGTGCATTGGGCGGCTTTGCGCCGTATCCGGTCGAGAGCGCGCTTCGACATTTTCCCGAGGACTTCCGCAAGCCGGCCCTTGAAGCCGCCGAGTGAGGTAGCCGCCATGACGCTTATCAAAGAAATCGATTACGGCACGCCCGAATCGCCATCCGTAAAATCGGTCACGCTGACCATTGACGGTAAGAGCGTCACCGTGCCCGAGGGCACGTCGATCATGCGCGCGGCTATGGAGGTCGGCACCGAGATCCCGAAGCTCTGCGCCACCGACAGCATCAAGGCGTTCGGCTCCTGCCGGCTCTGCGTCATCGAGGTCGAAGGCCGCAACGGCACGCCGGCCTCCTGCACGACGCCGGTTGCGCCCGGCATCTCCGTCAAGACGCAGACCCCACGCCTCGCCGCGATCCGCCGCGGCGTGATGGAGCTTTATATTTCCGACCATCCGCTCGATTGTCTGACCTGCGCGGCCAATGGCGACTGCGAGCTTCAGGACATGGCGGGCGCGGTAGGCCTGCGCGACGTCCGCTATGGCTATGACGGCGCCAATCACGTCTTCGCCCGCAACAATGGCGAAGTGAATTTCGACTGGAAGCCGAAGGACGAATCGAACCCCTACTTCACCTTCGACTCGTCGAAATGCATCGTCTGTAACCGCTGCGTGCGCGCCTGCGAGGAAGTGCAGGGCACCTTCGCGCTGACGATATCGGGCCGCGGTTTCGAATCGCGCGTTTCCGCCGGCATGGACGAAGCTTTCATGGAGTCGGAATGCGTGTCCTGCGGCGCCTGCGTTCAGGCCTGCCCGACCGCGACGCTGATCGAGAAGTCGGTGGTCGCCGTCGGTCAGCCGGAGCATTCCGAGGTCACGACCTGCGCCTATTGCGGCGTCGGCTGCACCTTCAAGGCTGAGATGCGCGGCGAGGAAGTCGTCCGCATGGTTCCCTGGAAGGACGGC
Above is a genomic segment from Methylocystis rosea containing:
- a CDS encoding DUF3280 domain-containing protein, whose protein sequence is MVKKTLTHLLLSALVTIATGAVVTGAGAQSSPPMKLAVFDIELDDFTAGGPIAGESPEETARLQRMTALARELLAQSGLFEIVDGSAATDQRVKDHWLRKCNGCDADIARTLGADLSFVCFFRKVSVMEQYLELRIRDVRTGELAHISQTDLRGETDQSWTRALKFLMRYHLVGPELARRNHPLQP
- a CDS encoding response regulator — encoded protein: MTAILLVDDHPIVREGYRRLLERQPDYRIVAEAANAAEAYQAYRKVSPDIVIMDLSLPGASGVEAVRHIRQWDKGARILIFTMHSGAAFALKAFEAGASGYVTKSSDAAELLRAVTIVAKGGRALSDDVAREIAAERLGEGRALVDELGPRETEILRLVASGRTTEDIAGILNLSPKTVQNYHYQIKSKIGARTDAHLVWLAIGAGLVGDASATSSAPSASRPHGIM
- a CDS encoding HAMP domain-containing sensor histidine kinase — protein: MRLIVGLVLQLVGITLICLTLTAGWVMVDAHRAIETEAATSAERVAHHLENLYWQAILWRGSMRRDKILPVPDWESLSTLKLVSPGVCISYAPGDEAPRTLCSQLEGVGSAAPTWFAAAYERIFGAHAPIVRPLTVRQPETGAILVRADADAAIRQAWRQISIIVGVAASMAICICLLAAAAIVHALAPTRAIVRGLRQLEQGNYASRLKALTKGEFGLIARAVNDLAERLARTTAERAALTKRLFEVQEEERRALARDLHDEFGQCLTATLAFAGSIETAAARIDPGVAEDARSIARVAKRMMTTLRDALARLRSQDLDELGLEACLVQLAASWNAKAERKALIHLRLTGDLANLPQTISTSLYRIAQECLTNAMRHGDSKNVYLRVERVAPDDGLVALTVEDDGGGDASRLAAASGHGILGIRERIAAFGGSLSISDATKGVRVVARIPLVAFDSAPMKGLAPA
- a CDS encoding LysR family transcriptional regulator, translating into MIDKLEFLIAVAKEKSFSRAAEICGVTQPTLSAGVKQLEDSLGVLLVNRSSRFHGLTAEGERVLEWAKRIVGDARAMRQEVRTLKEGLTGQLKIAVIPTALGIVSALTTPYREKHPAVRFSVISASSSEVLTMLDNLEIDAGITYLDNEPLGRVRTVPLCSERYRLLTFADNPLGNRDRVTWADVGRIDLCLLTPDMQNRRIVEQLIRKGGSEPVPILESNDVILLFDHVRSGRWATVLPEKLAKTLNVAAPLRSIPIVEPEAVHEIGLVAPQREPVIPLVAALVSEAKKLAESHTLDG
- a CDS encoding formate dehydrogenase subunit gamma, coding for MSGAAQYSDERAREIIAAHMGLEGPAMPILHALQKEFGYVPDAAVKEMAEALNISRAEMHGVVTFYHDFHRAPHGRHTLKICRAESCQSMGAERQARAFLDKLKLDWGGTTPDGALSVEAVYCLGLCAHSPSALYDGEPIGRVDAEMLDEIAAEARD
- a CDS encoding formate dehydrogenase beta subunit, translating into MVKLYIPLDMAAVAMGADRLAAAVAQEAAARGETIEIVRNGSRGMLWLEPLIEVETPAGRVGYGPAKVKDVASLFDAGFLTGGAHLLNIGIVDEHPWMKKQNRVTFVRCGVIDPLSVAEYEAHDGFKGLKRAFEIGPVAVVEEVTKSGLRGRGGAGFPTGIKWKTVADCPPGQKYVVVNADEGDSGTFADRMIMEGDPLSLIEGMLICGYAVGASKGYIYLRSEYPIVAKVFQAAIETALEAGWLGKNIKGSGFDFDVELRIGAGAYVCGEETSLLESLEGKRGIVRAKPPLPAHVGLFGKPTVINNVLSMATIPMIMEKGAKHYADLGVGRSRGTMPLQIAGNVKYGGLFETDFGIPLGVVVNEIGGGTRSGRPVRAVQVGGPLGAYVPVSLFDLPIDYEAFAAKDSLIGHGGLVVFDDTVDMAWMARFGMEFCAIESCGKCTPCRLGSTRGVETIDKIRSGMDVDANIELLKDLCHTMKFGSLCALGGFAPYPVESALRHFPEDFRKPALEAAE